A genomic window from Chaetodon trifascialis isolate fChaTrf1 chromosome 22, fChaTrf1.hap1, whole genome shotgun sequence includes:
- the LOC139350934 gene encoding cAMP-regulated D2 protein — protein MGSWHCLLLLCTLSLVLASGEATKNDDDIDLVSFLRSIYPGLLVRDEPFIINRDFEINSLKELGHPEVLSITEQTKDKPVNQDTNGAQRPVVLTKDGQIKGVTVDKAHIFYGIPYADPPVGAYRWKPPRPVTPWQGIYDASFPRAACVQACSGPITEECPRTVSEDCLYLNIFVPANVNFSSPLRSLLPVMVWIHGGDFIAGSASKPLYDGRFISNFTHTVVVSLEYRLGAFGFLVSGKDPRASAVGNYGILDQQAALLWVQRNIAVFGGDPSKVTIFGESAGAQSVSLHLMMQSSKPLFKQAVLQSLPFSIPLKTRHDALKLGKDFAKQTNCSVSNFVCLLSLTPQAVLAAQMKTSSKIVNPFRFLEVFETWGPYIDGELIKEQAVTAFQKGHWQKEKPLLLGTTSEEGVIFVYGVFNKPVSAVESTVYITAIFKQHALRVLHKYLPLYRDADRRDMLAQIVTDYVFLCPSRWSARAGTAAGSKVWMYVFDHVASDHRVWSGLTFCYQHACHGAELPFLFDSASVANFTLSLPEKLLSNRMLCYWGAFAHTGDPSSRAQQTTFCREQRLPVWPRYSDNTGWLVMNLTVRSHAQVGTRNHVCDFWDKLGIY, from the exons ATGGGGAGCTGgcactgtttgctgctgctgtgcacactAAGTTTAGTGCTGGCCTCTGGAGAGGCGACGAAAAATGATGATGACATTGACCTTGTCAGCTTTCTGAGAAGTATCTACCCCGGGCTGCTGGTGAGAGACGAGCCGTTCATCATCAACAGAGACTTTGAGATAAACTCCCTCAAGGAGCTGGGACACCCTGAGGTCCTCTCGATCACAGAGCAAACCAAGGACAAACCAGTCAATCAGGATACAAATGGGGCTCAGCGACCTGTGGTGTTAACCAAAGATGGCCAGATCAAGGGGGTTACAGTGGATAAGGCCCATATATTCTATGGGATACCGTATGCAGACCCACCTGTCGGGGCTTACCGCTGGAAGCCCCCAAGACCTGTGACTCCTTGGCAGGGGATTTACGATGCCTCTTTCCCCAGGGCAGCATGTGTGCAGGCCTGCAGCGGACCCATCACTGAGGAGTGTCCACGGACA GTCAGTGAGGACTGTCTCTACCTCAACATCTTTGTCCCTGCCAATGTGAACTTCAGCTCCCCTCTGCGGAGCCTGCTGCCCGTCATGGTGTGGATCCATGGTGGAGATTTCATTGCTGGCTCTGCCTCCAAGCCGCTGTATGATGGACGCTTCATCAGTAACTTCACCCACACTGTTGTTGTGAGCCTGGAGTACCGACTGG GTGCCTTTGGGTTCCTTGTGTCGGGCAAAGACCCTCGAGCCTCGGCTGTAGGGAATTATGGGATCCTGGACCAGCAGGCAGCTCTTCTTTGGGTCCAACGAAACATTGCAGTGTTTGGAGGTGATCCCAGCAAG gtgACAATTTTTGGGGAGAGTGCAGGTGCTCAGTCAGTGAGTCTTCACTTGATGATGCAGAGCAGCAAACCTCTGTTTAAGCAGGCTGTCCTACAGAGTCTGCCCTTCTCCATCCCTCTGAAGACCAG ACACGATGCCCTGAAGCTGGGAAAAGACTTTGCTAAACAGACCAACTGCTCTGTGAGCAActttgtctgcctgctgtctctCACTCCACAGGCCGTCCTGGCTGCCCAGATGAAAACAA GCTCCAAGATCGTGAACCCATTCAGGTTCCTCGAGGTTTTTGAGACGTGGGGTCCATATATTGATGGGGAGTTAATAAAAGAGCAAGCTGTCACTGCCTTCCAGAAGGGCCACTGGCAGAAAGAGAAGCCGCTGCTGCTGg gtaCAACGTCAGAAGAGGGGGTGATCTTTGTGTATGGCGTCTTCAACAAGCCAGTCTCTGCGGTGGAGAGCACTGTGTACATCACAGCTATCTTTAAACAACACGCTCTGCGCGTCCTGCACAAGTATCTGCCTCTGTACAGGGACGCTGACCGCAGAGATATGCTGGCTCAG atTGTCACCGACTATGTCTTCCTGTGTCCGTCCAGGTGGTCGGCACGTGCTGGCACAGCAGCGGGCAGCAAGGTGTGGATGTACGTGTTCGACCATGTGGCATCAGACCATCGCGTGTGGTCCGGTCTGACTTTCTGCTACCAGCATGCCTGCCATGGCGCTGAGCTGCCTTTTCTCTTTGACTCTGCCTCAGTGGCCAACTTCACGTTGTCGCTGCCAGAGAAGCTGCTGTCCAATCGGATGCTGTGCTACTGGGGCGCCTTTGCCCACACTGGCGACCCTTCATCACGGGCCCAGCAGACGACTTTCTGCCGGGAGCAGCGTCTGCCCGTTTGGCCGCGCTATTCTGACAACACTGGCTGGCTGGTCATGAACCTGACAGTGCGTTCACATGCACAAGTGGGAACCAGGAACCATGTGTGTGACTTCTGGGACAAATTGGGCATCTACTAG